Genomic DNA from Parambassis ranga chromosome 10, fParRan2.1, whole genome shotgun sequence:
gttttttttttaaatcttaaaaccaaaaagaccaaaaactCCAAAGGTGACAATCTGTAAGAAGCATTCACTCAATCTCAGTCTCTCCCTATACAGTATATGTACACTTTTTTATCATTACagtacagaaaaacaaaacatttagcaATAAGGAAATAGAAAAGCAAAACCCCAGAACATTTTACTCTCtttagaaaatgaaaataaaaaaaattctgcaAAGAAACTGCTCACTATGACAGATAGATCATTGGAACCCACACTGATTTCAAAGGCGCCATTCAAAATATTACTGGTCAACAGTGAACACAAAATTATagatattttaaaaagaaaatagcAACAGAGGTTTAAAGCACAGAAAGAGGACGGGCTCTGCtcttcagttgtttttttttcttatgataAGTGATGGTTTCAGTTCAGGTCCATTCAGACCACTTTATCACACAGTCAGCACTGTGGAGGCCGGGGCTGTAACAGCAGAGAGTCGGTCCCTCCCTCAGTCAACTAGTCCACTTTGACCACACTGTAGATCTTATTTACAAACCAGAAGCAAGCAAAGAAGCCAATTGTGCCTGAAAATAAAAAACGGGTTGTTACAAAATTAGACATATGTCAACACGGAGGAAAACATGTGACcagaaaatattaaattaagCAGGAGAAGGTCGGTCGGCCATCTTGTACAGTCAGTTGGTGTGATTCCACAACAAAATTTCTAAAACTAAAACCTTGAAAAATAACTTTTGCCTAAATTCAATCTGTAGCTGCACAGAAACTCTACCACTTTAGTTTGTTAAGGAAAGCTGAGTCTTTGCAGTACTGATAAGCCAGATTGGTCAAAATCCTGGATCAATTCATGTGGGTATAAAAGTCCTATCTGACTGCTCGATGGGGGCCAAGCAGCCCAATCCCGAATTAAATCGTGATCAAAGTTTGGATGAGGTAAAAAAGAtagacaacaaaataaaaacggAAATGAGAGATTAGGATTATTTAGATCAAAACTAGAAGCATGTAGGGAAACTGATAATCTTTTCCATGAATCCTTGGATTACTTTTCTGTGATAATCTTTCCACATCTCATCCTAGCTACTTACAGCTCTGTCTCATGATATTGTCAAACAGTGTTGCAGTGACAGGCAGTGCTACAGGCTAACTTATCTGGCCTCATGACAgtaaataaattataataaattatatttCTGGAGGACATATAGGCTATGCTGTTATCTAGTTCTTAATATTATCctctttacacacagacacagacacacactcatttgacTTGGCAAAAAAGAAAGCTAGACAGTGCCAGGAGGAGCTACTATTTCAGCACGTgtcaatctttgtttttttgaccATCTGAATCAAATCAGCTTCTGGGCAATTTTCACTCCTTTAACACTTTTTGTCACCTTGGTGTCCTGCACCCCAGTAGCCCAATGGTGTCTATGGTTCAAACATTTCTTTGCAGTATGACACAAAAAGTTATGAGTGAGAAATTCTAAACAAagataaaaatgtttgtttgtcgCTTTTTCCCTAACTGGAAAAAGAGGAGGCTCCAAAAATGTACAATATGACGTGGATAGGACAAACTTTATATTaaatttacagtaaatacatGTGATGGCTGTACCACAATGAAACTCTATGATAACACAAGGCTGTGGTTTGTCAAACAGACAGTGAACTGACCCACATAAGTCTAGAAAAATTAGACCTGACCAAGAGGGACTTTTAAGATTCAACACTCAttctgatttctgattttcATTAAACTTCAAAGAGACTCAAAAATTAACAGTTCAAATGGGGCCCTGGCaaataaacactgtttaatATGATCTGCTGCTTCTACTGTCTTACCACAGCAGTAATAGTGTCAATACTTGATTTTCAATTTATGTAAACAAATGTTGGACAATGGTGTGAACAGCTTCCTGGTTTTTACAACAGGATCCTGAATCCTCTTACAATGTTGACCGTCAGAAACACTGAGCAAACGATCCAAGCCATGGATATATGTATATAACCCCCCCCTTTTTTACTGGTCATAAGAAACCTTGGAGCTCAGTGCAGCCTGATTGCTTATGATTTTCAATGTACAAGctcacacattaaaacaaatatttaaactATGTTATTCCTGCAACATGTCAAAATGAGTAGAAAAGTGCTATGGCTACCAAAAGAGCTCACctgtgaagaggaagaagatgaggacCATAATCATAGTGTATCCAAAGTAGAGTATGGTACTGGCTGCTCCAATTATCTGCAGCTTTGAGAAGAAGTAGTGTACAGCATAGATGAACAGATAGACTGCTGTGAAACCACTAGTCAGGAAGGAACGCCACCACCAGTGGTAGTcctggacacaaacacaagacaagTAAAGGCATGTTAAGATCCAGTTAAGAAGATATGGCCACTAAAATCCAAAGaccacatttaaaacatttgggTACCTCAGCACACAGGTGGAAGTAGCACAGCAGAATTGTTGCCTCAGAGCAGGTAATGAGCAAAATAATGAAAACTAGGAACAGGAAGCCAAACATGTAGTACATCTGATGAGACCTGAAACACAGACCCTTCATATTAGCACATCACAGCTCTGTCTTACATGGcaaacagctaaaaaaaacaaggactgCAGACCAGTCAGGAAAGACAGCATTCCTGTCTTCTTACCAAATGCTGTTGAGAATGAAGAAAAGCTGAATGAAGATGCAGCCGAAGGGCAGGATTCCACCCATTACTATACCAGGGATAGGTTTAGTAAAGAAGGACTGCTCAGGAATTTGACGGGGGATTTGGTTTGTTCGCACTGGCTGCTCAATTGCCTGCATTAAAAGcccaaaaataaatgaaattacaACAGACTCTTTAAACTCATACATTTCATCTGTACTCATTGTACGTCTTTGTGGAAAATTAGGATGCCGGACTCACAGGTTTCTTGAAACCAAAATAGGCACCGACGAAGGTGAGGGGCACAGAGATTCCAAACCATAGCGCCAAAATGGCCACCAGAGTGCCAAAGGGGATTGCTGCTGAGGAACCCTCCACCCAAAGAATCAGATTCATCAGGAAGAAGTCGGCAAATACAATCCTACATAGGAGAATaaatgacagacacagataaTAAATATGAGAGGATGTATTTAAGGCTAGAGAGGCTGCATAATCAGAGTGACATTTGCACTTAAGGGCAGAAATTGAGTATAAACATGAGACAAATGAGCAGCAGCTAAGGAAATGTGACAAGTTGACATACCCGGGGCACAAGAGTGCTGTCAGCAGGACATTCGTCTTCCACTTTTCACCTCCAAAAGCTGAGAACAAAAACAGATAGAATCAcgataaaaacacagacaatgaCTATAACACCGTCTGTGTTGATTTTTATTTGTGAAAAATATGCATCACTTACTTTTGTAAAGACGTGCAGACACATAGCCAGCAGGCGTGCCCAGCAGAACCCAGAGCACTACAGCACATGTCATGAGAGCCCCTCGGTTGGCCGGCGACAGGAAACCTAGACAGGCCAGGActacagaggacaaacagccatcagtgccttCATTCTGACATATCATAACCATGGTAAAGCAAATtcaaaaatattaaatacaaaGACAGTTTTTCTTGCTACTCCAATATGCTTTCCCATTCCAATATTACATATTATAGCCAAATGTAAAACAGTCCTTACAGAGTGTAATGAAGGTCATAATGGAGATCTGCGCGCCCTGTCCGAGGAACACAGAAAGCAACATCCCTTTCCTGGGGGGGCGGAAGACATCCCCGTGCACCTGCTTCCACCCGGACTCCTCCTGTGCGTCCTCCTGCAGAAAGGAGTCGCACAGCAATACAATCAAGGAAGTGCTTAACAGGTTTACATGTAAACTTTCCCAGCCACCAGTCAATGAAGACTAGCTCTCAATTTGACACCTGCTAGCAAAGCAAAAtaatgtggagaagacatgtTATGCCAAAAACTGTAAAATTTGGTGTGAAAACTCCTCAAGTCGGTTCTTAAACATATCATTTTGGAAAATATCCACaccacattttacattttaagtgcCCATTTGCTgtaaccatacacacacacacacatgtgatttAACTGCCAACAAACTTATTGAAAATGACTTTCCATAACCTTACATGGGGTAGAAAGGATTTTTCCTTGGATGATGGAAGCTTAATCAAGTCTTCCTgtgaaatgtaacaaaataattatAATGTTTAGGTACTATGCACTATAAAGTGTTTTACACAGCAGAATTCCAGCATTACCCCTAGAAATGCAATTGAGATGAGGGGTTGACCGTGTTGTAGAAGTATGGCAAGTTACTGCAGATATAAAACTAACGATGATAATGACAATGTAACAATACTGCGTTGCATCAAACCAACAAAGGGCCACAATCCTGTTGGACTGGAAATACCCAGAATAGATTATTTGCATAGAGGTGCATGACACCAATGCCAATACAATGAGATTTAAACTGTACATGTGAAAGTACACTCTGTTTTTGGTTCTTTCTAACAACTAAATGTACGTGAGATGCCTTTACCTGATCCACCTGGTTGTATCTGGCAATGTCCTTATGCAGGGTTCTCAGCATAATCATGGCAACCATACCAGACAGGAAGAGGACAATGACCAAGGAGTTCATGATGctaaaaaaacagcacacaaaatATATCCTAACATTAACTGACAGACATCACGAGAAAGAGTCATTtgtgaaaaacataaaaatattatCAGACCTGAACCACTGGATGTTGGTGTGAGGCATGGAGACCAGGATGTAGTCCCACCTAGATGCCCACTTGATTGAATTGTTTtcctgttaaaacacacacatattattttTATCCTCATAGTTATTTAGACATGACATATATTAAGTCATAAAATATAAAGAGGCCCACCTCAAATGTGACCGAGTAGGTGTAAACTACCGACACATCACTATTAAATTCTCCAGGGACTTCCATTGGATTGCCTCCTTCACAGCTAGGATTTTTCTCGTCTGTATTTTTGATACTGTCAAGCACAAAACAGAAGACGCCATCATGTCAAATGACTACTGCTCCTGTAATCACTTTGGGATGATCATTGTAATACGGTGGCATTGTTACCTCTTTGGTTCTAGAGTAGCAGCGACCAGCCGAGCCCCTCTCCACCCTTCTTCTGCTCCACTGTGGTAAGTGATCTTGATGTCCACGTGGTTGAAGACATAGTATGTGTTCTTCTTGTTGAACTCAGCCTAAAGAAATATGATTGTAAAGATGACTTCAAGTAACTGGTTATCTGGTTATATATATGAATCACAAAAATAAGCAGAAATTACATTCTGACAAATTCATCGATTCACTAtaaccagagacacacaaataGCTATAGAATATCAGGGCTGATTACTACACTTATCCAAATGTAATTGAAATATACCATTGTGTGTTAATAGGTACATATACATTAATTTGAAATTCATATTTAAATTTTtaacaaacataaataaacttATTTGTAAGTTTTTGTTTAATAAACAACCTGACTACTAACTCAACCTGATGCTTCTATTGAAAAAAATCAAGCACAGGTTAGAACAACCACTGGCACCATAGCACAAGGTTAATGCTATGAGGAAACATGCCACTCTACAGGTAAAGCTGGTCATGCAGGGAAGGTTGGCTTTTAAAGTTATTAAAGATGCACATCTCAGTAGGTTCAAATGTTCAAtgtaattattaataattaatcaGAAATAATATTAATGAGTATTAATGACTAATACATTAATAATCActaataatta
This window encodes:
- the tm9sf5 gene encoding transmembrane 9 superfamily protein member 5 isoform X1, translating into MKKRIHFGFVLVYALVSYFCSCSAFYLPGLAPVSFCEDGKGGEDCQTEIQLFVNRLDSVESVLPYEYDVFDFCKDAKEMRPSENLGQVLFGERIESSPYKFKFKQDEKCKAVCTKNYKKGNQDDTTKLDFLKMGMHLNYQHHWIIDNMPVTWCYDVEDGQKYCNPGFPIGCFVTGDGRAKDACVINAEFNKKNTYYVFNHVDIKITYHSGAEEGWRGARLVAATLEPKSIKNTDEKNPSCEGGNPMEVPGEFNSDVSVVYTYSVTFEENNSIKWASRWDYILVSMPHTNIQWFSIMNSLVIVLFLSGMVAMIMLRTLHKDIARYNQVDQEDLIKLPSSKEKSFLPHEDAQEESGWKQVHGDVFRPPRKGMLLSVFLGQGAQISIMTFITLFLACLGFLSPANRGALMTCAVVLWVLLGTPAGYVSARLYKTFGGEKWKTNVLLTALLCPGIVFADFFLMNLILWVEGSSAAIPFGTLVAILALWFGISVPLTFVGAYFGFKKPAIEQPVRTNQIPRQIPEQSFFTKPIPGIVMGGILPFGCIFIQLFFILNSIWSHQMYYMFGFLFLVFIILLITCSEATILLCYFHLCAEDYHWWWRSFLTSGFTAVYLFIYAVHYFFSKLQIIGAASTILYFGYTMIMVLIFFLFTGTIGFFACFWFVNKIYSVVKVD
- the tm9sf5 gene encoding transmembrane 9 superfamily protein member 5 isoform X2, which gives rise to MKKRIHFGFVLVYALVSYFCSCSAFYLPGLAPVSFCEDGKGGEDCQTEIQLFVNRLDSVESVLPYEYDVFDFCKDAKEMRPSENLGQVLFGERIESSPYKFKFKQDEKCKAVCTKNYKKGNQDDTTKLDFLKMGMHLNYQHHWIIDNMPVTWCYDVEDGQKYCNPGFPIGCFVTGDGRAKDACVINAEFNKKNTYYVFNHVDIKITYHSGAEEGWRGARLVAATLEPKSIKNTDEKNPSCEGGNPMEVPGEFNSDVSVVYTYSVTFEENNSIKWASRWDYILVSMPHTNIQWFSIMNSLVIVLFLSGMVAMIMLRTLHKDIARYNQVDQEDAQEESGWKQVHGDVFRPPRKGMLLSVFLGQGAQISIMTFITLFLACLGFLSPANRGALMTCAVVLWVLLGTPAGYVSARLYKTFGGEKWKTNVLLTALLCPGIVFADFFLMNLILWVEGSSAAIPFGTLVAILALWFGISVPLTFVGAYFGFKKPAIEQPVRTNQIPRQIPEQSFFTKPIPGIVMGGILPFGCIFIQLFFILNSIWSHQMYYMFGFLFLVFIILLITCSEATILLCYFHLCAEDYHWWWRSFLTSGFTAVYLFIYAVHYFFSKLQIIGAASTILYFGYTMIMVLIFFLFTGTIGFFACFWFVNKIYSVVKVD